Sequence from the Lacerta agilis isolate rLacAgi1 chromosome 6, rLacAgi1.pri, whole genome shotgun sequence genome:
TATCATGGACTGGTATTCTACCTTAACACTTTTGACCtttagcataatttttaaaataaattagctCCTTTGCTTTTCCAGATTGTGTTTCTACATCTTGCCTATCTTTCTACCCTCTGGTTGCATCTGCTTTTTTGTCAGGGAGGTGGGGAGGCATCAACAAGTAGTATTAGGACTAAGTTCACAGTCAAATTTTGTTATGCATGCTTTGTTTGCTAATATGTATTTCTTACTTGCCTGAGAAGATTTCATTAAAAGCCAATTAAAAGCAACAACTGTGGATCCCTAGGAGTTTCTGCACCTGGGCCCGACCTGGTCATGAACTTGTTCTGGTCCTGTTGTAGTGAAGAAAAGACATTGTTTTGTTTATAAGAATGTGTGTGCTTACAACTCAACATAAAACACTAATGGAATTCCCGCCTATCGTTATAAAATTAGAAAATGTTGTTAGGCATGTTTTGTTCATAATGAACTTGCAAAGAGTTTGATATGTTAGCTGCATCAATGCATCTTAATGAACATACATGCACTTTCTCTTCTTAAATGACCAGTTATTGCCATTCTGTATTGGTGGCCCTGATTCAAATGCAGAGTTTAAATGTGCTTGTAAATATAGTAAAATCAGTGAAGCATACAACTCTGAGTTTGTTTGTAGACTATGAATATTCTTaggttttattattttcccaaaAACATTATTGTTGTGATTGAATAAACATAGTCAATGACAAGGCGAAAACTGAGTCTGCAAAGTGATTTCCTTGAAAATAGTTAAGAGTGGCAATTTGGATCTCTGGAAGCACATAGTGCTGACATTtacaggggcaggggcagaagaGAATGCCACGCAGAAGAGACATGCCCCCTTTCCAACAGTACTATTGTGTCCATTTGAAAAAGTTCAAGAAGACATTAATGGGGATATTGTGCCTGCAGTTCTTAGAGGCTTGATTTAGCTGCATGTTGGGCTTGAACCAAAGAAGCAACACAGAGTCTTATGGCCTTTGAACACCTCTTAATGAGTAATGAAGGAGTAGATGAAGGCTTAATCCCAGCTCTTTATAAACTTAGAGTGTTGGGAAGTTCTAAAATAATGCAGCAGGATATACTCCTTACCCCAAGCTTGGTACTATTGAATCTGTTCGACAATTCAAATAGGATTTTAAAGAACAATGAACTTACTATTCATCTTCATCTTGTGAGTAGGCAAACAGTAATGAATGTTTGGAACAATTTCACCTGTATTGATCTGAAATATTAATATGATACATAAAGCCATCCTGTAAAAACTCTCTCATAAGCTACAGGTATTTACTAAGAGGGAGAATAGCAACATGGCAGTGATGTTGAtttgctgcaaaaatgtggacAGAGCCAATCCAGAGCTCCTGGCAATGTGTTTACATTGCACCAACTTCTCTTCTGCCACGTGGCCTCCTAGTAGCTAAAACTATCTAGTAGTAGAGGGCTCTGGCCCTCTGAATGATCcttctcccatcattcctgactattgttcatactggctggggctgctgggagttggagaccaaaaACCTGCTGGTTCCTAGTCCCTGATCTAGTCAGTCTGTTGCCAAAAGAAAATCTATGTAGTATTGAACAGAAGGTAAGCAGGTTCTCTCCTCTGGCCTCCTTAGCCAAAGGTCCAAGCTGCTGAAACTATAGCTGGTCCAAATGCCTCAGGAATGGGAGACATCTCCTTTGGTAGAAGTTTTTAACTTCTTTATGCACTTGCAGAAAACCCTTCTTAGAAATGTCAtaaaggaaataaacatttactgttccaaagaagcaaaaacaGGAAGGAAATATTCTAGTTCAGAAACTgctctctcccactctctctttcccctcttggTAGGGTGACTCATTAGGTTATCTCCCATCTGCTATCTGTGGCCATGATGTATAACAGTGTGCACAAACTTCCCCTTCATTTCTTACAGGAACGTTAGCCCAGAAGGCAAGTGTGGCTGGTCTACCTGCATGAGATTTTGGATTCCCTTGACAGATAGCAATCCATTCTGACAAAGGAAGGCTAGAAGGGTTTGAagatgctgctgcagctgctctcTGTCCTCTGGGAGGCCTTGTCCCTGCAGGTCATTTTGGTGTTTCTGGCAACATTTCTACTTCTTGCTGATTACAAGAAAAAGATTCGCCCAAAGGATTTCCCCCCAGGGCCCAGGCCTCTTCCCTTGCTGGGTAACATGCTACACATGGATTTCAAGAAACCTCATTTTTCCATGCAAAAGGTAAAGAAGACTGAAAGATCCAGGATATGAGTTAAGCACAACATTGCACAGGAAAGTAGCTTGTGGCCCTTGCTGGAAGAGCAGCCAGATGTTTATTGCCTCTGAACACAGAGGATCTATTTTACCTAACAATTATTTGTAACAGATCTGTCAACAGATTCATTCTACTACCTCTGCCTTTTTGCTCCAACTCTGGGCAGGAGAAAGGTCCCGAGCTTTGAGCTGGATATCTGGATAATTAAACACCTTACAAATGCAACAAGTTAAGATTCCCATTCAGACCCAGTAGTCCAGCCCACCATGCAGACCGATTAATACACAATATTAAtgttttacatttatattcccTCTTACATAGTTCCTTCTTCTCCATtcagtttgcaaaaaaatatgGCAACATCTTCAGCCTTCAGGTTGGAAACAGGCGGGTTGTGGTTGTGAATGGATTGCAGCTGGTGAAAGAGACTCTTGTCCATCAGGGTGAAAACTTTGCAGATCGTCCAGTCCTTCCTCTTGATAAAGAAATATTTACATCATTTGGTGAGTTTCTTTTAATGTGCTCAGTTATTTAATTTACAAAGTGTGATATTTTCCAAAGTCTGCCCTAATTGTACAATCCCTTAGGTTGTTTGATAATATTATGTTTTCATGCCTGAAGATTATattttttcatttgcatttcatGTATCATTACACCAATCTCAAAATATTTCAGGAATAATTAAAGTTCCTATTAAAACCACAATCAAAAGagtaaaacacacaaaaacaacggtgaagcagcagcagcttagcTTGATTCAAATGCTTTGTAGTCTCCTCAGTGTGGTATAGGTAGACAAGTGGAATAGTTTAATGGAAAGAGGAGTCCTTTTATAATTAGGTCTTTTTAATCTCCTTGCAATTTTCAGTTACTCCTTTTAAAAGTACATATCTTCTACATGATATTAATTCTTCCTATTTAGGCTTGATCTTCTCTAATGGCCTTAGTTGGAAACAACAAAGGCGATTTGCCTTATCAACTCTCAGAAACTTTGGCTTGGGGAAAAGGTCTTTAGAAGAACGAATACAGGAGGAGAGCCGATACCTAACGGATGCAATTGAAGCTGAGAATGGTAAGCACCAGAGCCTTCCAACCAGTGGTATGATCCATGATATTTAAGCTGCTATTTCGTATACACACTCAGAAAGACCTTAGCCATGGTACAAAGCTGTGTGGCATTCCTAGCCACAAATGTAGCTCTGCTGGAGCTGGCAGAACCTCATGATCGGAAGGATGTTTTTTGAAAAATAACACAGGTGCTTATCCATTGTGGGACTTGGAGTTTTGTTGCAACCCCAAACCACTAGGTAggataaaaaacaacagcaaataggTACACAGAGTGTTTGGGCTAATGATGTGTTCCCCTTTTTGATAGCTACAACAACCAAAGTCATAAAGTCATAAGTTTCGGTATATACTTTTGGTATATTGtgcctctcttttcttctcttgtgAGGACTGCCCTTGCCATTCTTTTTAGCCAAAATGTCATTCCCCAACCCCCTGCCTTGGCCAAATCATACCCACAGCTGTTCAGCATATGCTACTGAGGCTATAGGACTCCACCACGGTGCTTTCATATTTACATCCTCCACCTGTAGAATATTACCTGTGCCCTCCTCCAGCAGAATAATCCTACCCTATGAAGAGGACAAATGGTTATTTGAAAATATAAGTGTGCTTAATGTATTATATGATGTGTACTAACTTAAATCACAGGATTTAATGTTCATACTAAATGGTTTCTTCTATTCAAAGATCCTACCCtatccacacccacccacattccCCACATTTTGCTCTTGTTATACGGAAGCCATAAACACTCTTATTTCTCTtctacctttccccccctcccttcttccagGGCAGCCATTTAACCCTCACTTTCAGATTAATAATGCTGTTTCAAATATCATCTGTTCCATCACTTTTGGGGACCGCTTTGATTACTATGACAGCCGTTTCCAGATGTTATTGCGCTTGCTAGATGAGACAACGTACCTTCAAGCAACTATTTGGAGTCGGGTAGGTCTTGTTTGTAATGAAAACAAAACCGCTTTGGCCCAAAGAGACTTCCACACTTTGGTTAaacatttattcatctgcttgGGTTTTCACGTTCTGATTTCTTTATTTTCACATATTAGTAATTCGAGTATCTCTTCCCATGCATTCCTTTGCCATATTGTCTTAACACTGTCCATTATAATATTGAAGACATATTTGTTGGGATGCCTTCAATATTACAGAGCCTTCTCTCTGCTTGCTTTCCCAGGGAAGGTGTTGGTTTTATATTCCATACAGGGGACATTCAAACATTGTTAGGGTATTTACAAAACTAAATACTGAATATTTACAAAACTTAATAATTCTGGGTGGTGCACAAAACTAGCGCACAcaatcttttattattttttctcggAAATAGCCCTAGTAGGCTGCTTCTTTGTGTGGCATGATGTGAATGTTTTTTGAGAGGGATTTCCCTGCACATATGTGATGTTAGTGTTTGTTTCCTCAGTTGTACAATATATTTCCTACTCTCATGAAGCACTTGCCAGGGCCTCATcatactgtttttaaaaactggggaAAGCTGAAATCCTTTGTGAGAGGAATCATTGAAAAACACAAGGAAGACTGGAACCCATCTGAACCCAGGGACTTCATTGATGCCTACCTAAATGAAATGGCCAAGGTAAGAGATGAAAGGGACAAACAGTATATATCTTTGATGATAAAATAGTAGTAGAAGGCAGAGAAGCAATATTAAAAACCAGAACTAGTCGTGTGGCTTGTCTGAATGGTCCTTAGTGGCTGACCATATTCCTTTTGTTGAGTTTATGACTTCAGACAAAATACATTTCTGCACGCATGAATATGAAGTCATGTATTTTGTGGGCAGACACCTCCCCACTTGTTCATTGCTGGGGTTTCACCACTTGTCTGTGGTGTTTGAGAGCAAACAGTTGACATGACTAAAAGCATCACTGCAATGAAAGTTTCTCATGACCATTGCCTCTGTTGCCTGAATAACCTCTCTCTATGCCTACCTGAATGAAATGACCAAGGTGAGatataaaaatatcaaaatgtatatagtttttaaaataataataattttaaataataataataattttattatattttatctatatcccacccatctggctgggttttcccaggtaCTCTAGGCAGCTTATAGcatatataaaaccaaacaaaacatgaAACCTTAAGAAACAGAATATCCTATACAAggaacaaaccaataaatcaacaGAAActgataataacaacaataataaacagtttacagttatacccataTTAAAAGAACTGCCAACCCCAAGTAAACATCTAACCAAATGCAACCTGACAAAAACATACCAGAGGAACAAAAATTAGAACTGCTTAGAACATTGTAAAACAATTTAGCCAGCTCCCCAAACCCAAGAGTTGTTGCAGCAATATTCCagtggcctcccaggagcctctttcGGCTGTTTAAGCCGAGTCTGGCCcttgccccctaggccaggtgtaAATGGGACTCGTAGCAGGGAGCAGTCCTCCCTCCAGCAGTCACGGCAACAGCAATGATAATAGGAGAAGGCAGAgatagaataaaaaaaataccagAACTAGCTACATAAGTGGTTTGCCTAAGAAGGCTTTAGTAGCTGGCTACAGTATATTGTTTTCATTGACTCTGTATGTATTCAGATGAACAGGTGAAGTAAATGTGTGCATTTGCAAGTGTACACGTTAAAATGGAATCATGCATTTCAGAAGGTCCACTGCGCAAATTCCACCACTTGTCTGTGATTTGTCAGAACAGACAGTTGATATGACTGAAAGCGTCACTGTAGAGGCATCTCATGACCTACCATTGCCTCAGTTGTCTGTCTGAATCCACCCTGTCTAGGAGTCTATAGTTCAGACTAGGACCTTGACAAGACTAAACCAATCTTTATTCTAGATTCAATGATCCATGAGACTGTTGACCTGACCCTACTGCATTCTGGACACTCAGAAACAGAGCTGAGGAATCCCATGGTGATCACATGACAGATAGGACGGATACTAGGATGATGGTTTTTAATGACATGGCATTTTCTTTGCTTCAAGGAGGATTCCGCTTCCAGTTTCCATGAAGAAAACCTTCTACATTCCACACTGGATCTGTTTTTTGCTGGAACAGAAACAACCTCAACAACATTGCGCTGGGCTTTACTTTACATGGCCATTTATCCAGAAATTCAAGGTAGAACTGTAGTTGGCTTATTTCCCTTGCATTACTTTCGGTTATATTCAACCAAGTCCTACCCAGAGTAAACCTACCGAGATTAATGAACATTACTTAGACATGTGTAAAGGAGATAAGGAAATGGAAGATTCTGGCAAGTTATACACTAAATAAAGCAAAACcagaaattgttgaaataaacatagaaaaagaaaacagaccaatgggggaaaaaataagaGTGGTTTATGATTCTAAGTGGAGAAACAAATCAGTGCAGTAACAGAGAAACTACAAGATTTGTATAAAAACAACCATGAACTATGAAGCCAGTTACTTATTACAGAGTGGCAGGAATTATCTTTATCCTTTTCAGGCTGAATAGCAGTTACTAAAAagataaaaacaccaaaaaaacaagtttttatttCAACATTCGCCATTACAATCAAACATACAGCAGTGATTTATAAATGAAACGTAATAATAAAGCAGCAAtttattagggttgccatgcaTCTGGAATTTCTTGGACATGGTCCTCTTAAACAAATGTCGGAGACTATCCGGACATTTGGCAGcctatgttggaagtgtagatttaggtgaatttaattaaaaaatgaaactctgaaaatcattttttaaaaagagatttttttaaaaaaaataggcaaaactaaaaagagctcaacaacttttgtgtctagGTTGCGCTATTAGAAAACATGAGTAGATCTACAGAGTAATACATAATTCAGTTGAATACAAATTGGTTTTATTTGCAGAtgatattattttgtttatttctaaATCCTCCTATGCTGATGTAAATGATAGGTGCCTTTACTAAAATATCAGGATACTCTGTTGACTGGTCCAAATCAAAATTGATGCCAATAAGTGAAAATTTGGTTACCCATCCATTTAAGGAGTATCAATTATGTGTTTGTTCAAATCCATTAAATGTTAAAGATGGGCCTCCCCTACAGATCTTAGAGTCTATTCTTCTTGTGTTGAAAGCAGAATTTCTTTTATTTGCAGCAAAAGTCCAAGCAGAAATAGATTCTCTGATTGGCCAGTCTCGCCAGCCAGCGATGGATGACAGAGACAGGATGCCCTATACCAATGCAGTTGTTCATGAAGTTCAAAGAATAAGCAGCATTGTGCCTTTGAATGTGCCCCGGATGACAACTAAGGACACAACGCTCACTGGGTTTCTTGTGCCCAAGGTAAATGTTAATAGCTTTCTTaccttcttttcctcttcccttaaGAGGTAAAAACTTGAAGCCAGGGTTCTAAATGAGGGTTAGCCATgatgaggttctccagatgttgttcaactccaaCTCTTACCAATTTGAGCCAGTATGACCAACGGGCAGGACTGGGGGGAGTCTTGGATGTTCTTGGGGGGAGGGATTTGGGATAGATAGACTTTTgggtctccccccacacacacacaccctgcaaaaatGGGTTCCAACTGCAGTCTTAACTATTTGTATGGATAGCtagtatctttctttcttttcttttttagtggtCATtactaagaaaacaaaacagcaacagccaGCCTCTTGTGTTTCCAATTGTAAATCCCCTAAACACTGAAAACTTCTCCTTTCTGATTTAGTGGACAGCATTGGTCTTGGATCTAGGAGGTTCAGTACTGCTGTTGATAGTTGCACAGATAAAAATAGAGAAAGTTCTCTGCCAGTTTAATCTGCTGTcttctctgcttcttctttgacaGGGAACCATAATGGTCCCCAACTTGACCTCTGTGCTGTTTGACAAGGAAGAGTGGGAAACACCCAATGTGTTCAATCCTGGCCATTTCTTGGAGAATGATCAGTTCAGGAAAAGGGAAGCATTCTTGCCATTCTCTGCAGGTAACAAAAGTTGATGGCTCCATAGAATAGCAATAGTGACTACATGATGATGGCTTGGTTGCTGGAAGTCTGGTGTATTGCTAAAATAGTTGTGCACTGTAGGGGTCACCACCCTATTGTGGACAGTGGTCATATTTGGGATTCTGAGGAAGTAATGTGTGAAAGACACAAATGGCTGCCATAGGAGGTGTGATGTTACACAATAGGGTGTTGACATGCTCTCTCCCTACTCCTCATTGAGCCATGTCAGTTTTTGAGGGAATGAGCAAATAGATAGGACTGGCTTCTTCATTTTGCAACAACAGAATTTTTATAGGTATTTGGCTTC
This genomic interval carries:
- the LOC117048301 gene encoding cytochrome P450 2J2-like isoform X1, with amino-acid sequence MLLQLLSVLWEALSLQVILVFLATFLLLADYKKKIRPKDFPPGPRPLPLLGNMLHMDFKKPHFSMQKFAKKYGNIFSLQVGNRRVVVVNGLQLVKETLVHQGENFADRPVLPLDKEIFTSFGLIFSNGLSWKQQRRFALSTLRNFGLGKRSLEERIQEESRYLTDAIEAENGQPFNPHFQINNAVSNIICSITFGDRFDYYDSRFQMLLRLLDETTYLQATIWSRLYNIFPTLMKHLPGPHHTVFKNWGKLKSFVRGIIEKHKEDWNPSEPRDFIDAYLNEMAKEDSASSFHEENLLHSTLDLFFAGTETTSTTLRWALLYMAIYPEIQAKVQAEIDSLIGQSRQPAMDDRDRMPYTNAVVHEVQRISSIVPLNVPRMTTKDTTLTGFLVPKGTIMVPNLTSVLFDKEEWETPNVFNPGHFLENDQFRKREAFLPFSAGKRVCLGEQLARTELFIFFTALIQKFTFQAPKNETLSREFRMGLTLSPLPYRICAFSR